TTAGGCTACCCCGTCTTGTATTTGGGGAtcggcctttatttgtccgtaTAAATACGTTTTATAAATCCGGCTTTCACTAACTTATAAAATACAAGTCTTacccaaggttttttttttctaagacatttatttcaaacataatttcaagacacaaatatatatacttCAGTTtccttggtgcataaatcccagagagtaggctaggctaccacaccccagagtgataGGCCTACTGGCATTCTTACACATTCAGTGTGgggtcaacaacaacaacaacacgttacatttatatagcgcttttctcaacactcaaagcgTTTCACATGgaaggggggacctcactaaccaccaccaatgtgtagcacccacctgggtgatgcacggcagccattatccACCAGAACGCTCTCCACAGACCAGCTTGAGGTAGAGAGTGacggagtgaatgagccaattacagtgggggatgattagggggccagattgaatgagccaggttggaaatttagccaggacaccggggaatcccctactctttgcgataagtggcatgggatctttaatgactacagtgagtcaggaccttgGTTTAACATCTCATTCgaggacggcatctcctacagtacagtgtccccgtcactgcactggggcattgggattgCTCTTTTTGGCCAtggggaagagtgccaccttctgaccacacctgcttagcttcagtaattcagctaagacaaggtatccgttggtctggctgctgCTGGGTCCTAAActagctgagaatttagcggtgttacgtctgcctgtcacagacctCAGGAGTTCTTTAAAACTTGGGGTAAGGAGAATCGCAAtgaatacaacaacaacaaaaaaatgcatCACATCTTTTTTTCAGAAGGCAAACGTAGTAGGTTGACATACATTTTATACATCCCCAGCCAATGTGTAATGCAATAGTCATTTCCccaaggcaactttctgttgcaattttctgtgtgttgtggactggtaacttgttaagccaataTGTTCTAACGTTGCATCAATAAATGATAACTGCAAacacatagtggagagttgatttggtttataccagacaatttaagtagGCTTAACTATTTGATCAtatatgtttggatcataggcatgatgaacTTTTGTTCATTCGTGGCTTGACAAAATATCAACATCCTatgttgcttttagagtattctaccactggcccaagtagtgtgaaataaatctaaataaaataaataaaagtagaattgtatatagcaagaagctggtctgagaGCAGATCTGGCGTTGTGCTGATTTTTTCTGGCGTTGTGctttgaccatttttatcaaaaaatattgtgaaaacaatcaatggtattatctttATATTCtagcaagtttaaaatatgatggtgggccagaggtggcgatccgataaCTGGAAATCTGATGTTACTATGGGCTTgcgttcacaatttggtccccctcaaaatatctcctgcgcccctgctaCCCAATATGACACTATCAAGGCCAACAACCCACCCTCTGGAATCAATGTGAGGTGGTTAACTGGTTTGGgcttgtgttcacaatttggtccccctcacttttaaAATATCTAGGCCAACAACCCCCCCTCTTGATTCTTGCAGCCCCGGCTgacaaaggaaagaaaagaataaaCCTGGCCAAACCAAATTTAAAGAAATAAAACACCAATTGGAGGTGGTTTTACACACACTTCACAGTGTAGTACCGCATACTAAGATAGAATGACAATCCATGTGGAGCAAAAGCTCAATTCACACAAAATAAGGGTCAACAGCAATGAAAGAAATAATGGAGAAAGTATATGGAGAAAAAAGATAAATCTTTTTGCAAATGTCTGAAGAGACACAACTCTTGTCAAGGGACTCAGTTACTTGAGAGAACATTTATCAGTGAGGAGTCAGTCCTACATATTCTAAATGTGAGAATTAATTTCATACTTTTTTTAAACCAAGAATAGAACAAGGCATAAATGATGGGGTTGATAGTAGAATTAAGGAAAAATAGTGTTAACATGGTATTTACCACACTGTCATATGATTGGGCTAACACATCAAATAGTAACATACAAACATAATAAGGTATTAAACATATCAAAAACACTGATACAAGAATTCCAAGGACTTTGGCAGCTTTCCTCTCCAATCTCACTGAGTCGCCATTGTTCTGGACATCCAGTCGTTTCTGGTTCTTGAGTGCAGCTCTGATTAAGACTGCGTGCCTTCTTGCAATAAAAAATACTTTTAGGTACAGAATTATGATAGCGGCACACGGTAaaataaacacaacaacaaGATCAACAGTAGACCAcacttcatccacaaatggAAGGCATCTATCTGGACATTTGTTTCTGAAGTACCCATTAGAGTAAAGAAATGCACAGTTGTAAAACAGTGACACAATCCAAATGAGTATTGTTATAATGAATGCTACAGACAGCGATACCTTTTTGGAATAGAGGAAAGGATTGCTTAAGGCAAAGCAACGGTCAACAGCAATGAAAGAAATATTGTATACAGAAACAAATGTCAACTGGAAATTAATCGTATTGTACAAGGCACAAAATGTTGAACCAAACAGTGAACACGACTCAATCAAAATCATTGAATGCACTGGCATTACAAATAAACCTACAAAACAGTCAGAAATGGCCAGTGAGACAATAAGGATATTTGTTGGTGTATGGAGTTGTTTAAAATGATAGACAGCAGTTATAACCAGAAGGTTCCCACACACAGTGCATATCACCACAGCTGCAGCAAACACATACATCGAAACATAAGCTGCCATAGAAGAGTATATTTTTGAACAGGTTGAGTTAATGGACTTCAGGCAATCACCTGTGTAGTTGATGTTGTGAAGATTCATTGATGCCAAGGATTTTTTGtggaaaatgtaacaaaaaTGGGGTCTTATAGCAGTGGGGCTATGATCAGTCTTATCCACAGAATGGAGTTAAAAAGATGTCCTTGAGATGTTGAACCAGAGTCTTATACAGTAGCAGTGGGGCTATGATCTTTCATATCCACAGAATGGAGTTAAAAAGATTTCCTTGAAGTGTTGAACCAGCGTGACCTTTTATAGAGACCACCAGATCAACGTCCTTTGTTCACGTGATGTGTCTGTAACCTTCGGTTGGTATTTGTGTGTCATTTCAAGCTACACAGAACTGTGCCAAAGAAGTCAACATGGAATTGAAGAACATTCTTACATCATCcttacacgcgcacacatacacacacacatgcaaacacactcacatccacatgcacagacacacacacacacacacccacatgtacagacatgcgcacacacataaacacacacacacacacatatgcacgcacacatacacgcacgcacagacacacacccatgcacacacacacacattcacacacacagacacaaacacacacacatccacatgcacacacacataaacacacacacatacgcacgcacacacaagcacacatctacacacacacaggcacgcacatactatcaaTATCGGCAATTATAACTGcctatacataattacaaattcagtaaagGAAAACTGAATATTCATCATTTTatgctgcatttccagtattggcattatatagtttgtccaccagatggcgcagcgTCTTGCTGTAAGACACATATGCcttaccagagaatgtctaataagatTTCAAATGCCAAAAATCCTTGCTGTATGTGGTCTCGGAATCGCCAATATTACGACTACATTGCCCAATTTTAGATAAAGTGTAAAAGTAACCAGTGGGTATTGTATGACTCTAGTGAATCTGGTGTGACCCACTATTAAACTGGTGCTCCTGCATAGCATGTCTCCCCAACATATAATCATGTCATGCGTGACATTGGTTCAATTCCTGGTGGTTTTGAACTATGTTTTTTTCAATAGGCTTTAATTTAAATTCTTCCTTAACAGCATACCTCCAAAGCAGATCCAGCGTGGCTCTGGACAGATtccaatagttttaaacttcaacagaGTACTCACTTTCAAGGAAGTTAACACTTGGCAATGGAaagtggccagactctctgtacaAATGAAATGTTTGTACAGTACGAGAGTCTGGTAGGACCAGGCTAATTAACCTAGgcaatccacacatataaaaaaaatccaaacattaatgtccataagtagagttatgagtaaaaaagtggaatggtaGTGGCACAGGGCAAAAGTATtcaacacgctaagaaaaagcagtacacaaaggcaaggaatgacaaggaacgagctggagttacagagtaattatccctcctatctgtgcaaattaatataagctgagtacatattgatgggctataaaaaggttttttgttaccaaggtgtcacacaagaaacaattcatgatgggtaaaagcaaaaagctctcccaagacctttgcaacattattgttgCAAAGCATATC
The nucleotide sequence above comes from Alosa sapidissima isolate fAloSap1 chromosome 6, fAloSap1.pri, whole genome shotgun sequence. Encoded proteins:
- the LOC121712034 gene encoding trace amine-associated receptor 13c-like, which codes for MNLHNINYTGDCLKSINSTCSKIYSSMAAYVSMYVFAAAVVICTVCGNLLVITAVYHFKQLHTPTNILIVSLAISDCFVGLFVMPVHSMILIESCSLFGSTFCALYNTINFQLTFVSVYNISFIAVDRCFALSNPFLYSKKVSLSVAFIITILIWIVSLFYNCAFLYSNGYFRNKCPDRCLPFVDEVWSTVDLVVVFILPCAAIIILYLKVFFIARRHAVLIRAALKNQKRLDVQNNGDSVRLERKAAKVLGILVSVFLICLIPYYVCMLLFDVLAQSYDSVVNTMLTLFFLNSTINPIIYALFYSWFKKSMKLILTFRICRTDSSLINVLSSN